One genomic window of Chitinophagaceae bacterium includes the following:
- a CDS encoding BamA/TamA family outer membrane protein, with protein sequence MVVKNKVKTMVWFCYGFSTRIRIAIWCNVITGVILFSSCSNTKYLATGEELYTKGKIELDQSSKKIATKDVIASLESVMVPVPNKKFLGTRLKLAIYNRVKEPKKETGFKHFLKYKLGEPPVILNGADIRRTGLLMENRLNTYGHFRSNVTDTIAHKKQKATVTYFVHIAPSYVIDSVFFPEVTDRLTRKIDLAKDSSFLKPGDTYNLETISAERLRIDRLLKIEGYFYFNPDLIIVRVDTTIGNHHCKMHVDLKRNIAPEALRYYTIGDIYVFPDYSLNKKPREQNQTDTILVDSIHYVSSQHLYRPHAILDNVFFQKGLIYDVRNYNLTIGRLMALGVFKYGNIRFDADSLHDGWLTTRIFLTPFPKRSIRGEAQFIGKDNGFAGPGLSLSTRNRNTFRGAELFVLNFTGNYELQFSKTLPPLQSFKFGITPQLIFPKFLVPFNLKRTSSIYVPKTKIETSYTIENREGYYLLNSFYVNFGYNWKETITKEHSLIPFSINFVNTTQTTAAYDSIINQNEALQESFEQQFTLAINYSFTFTDQVYAWRKNPVYFKGIVETSGNVAYAAQSLFNAEKGTPENPFTLFNNAYSQYGWLSLDFRYYLATGKKTKIATRVFTGLALPYGNSDVIPYYKSFSAGGVSDLRGFRSRSVGPGTVYDREIDSVGFFNQVGDIKLSLAMEYRFPIAGYLKGALFAEGGNIWMQSTKVYGEEGVFKFDQFYRQLAIDAGIGLRLDISYVVIRLDLATALHKPYVTENNGWIFNPFAKDDFGRNNLILNFGIGYPF encoded by the coding sequence ATGGTAGTAAAGAATAAAGTAAAAACAATGGTATGGTTTTGCTACGGATTTTCCACCCGTATCAGAATCGCTATATGGTGTAATGTTATTACCGGGGTCATTTTATTTTCTTCCTGCAGTAATACAAAATACCTTGCCACGGGAGAGGAATTGTATACGAAAGGGAAAATTGAACTGGATCAGTCATCAAAAAAAATTGCTACGAAGGATGTTATTGCCTCTTTAGAATCAGTAATGGTGCCTGTTCCTAATAAAAAATTCCTGGGAACTCGTCTTAAGCTGGCTATTTATAATCGTGTGAAAGAACCTAAAAAAGAAACAGGCTTTAAGCATTTTCTGAAATATAAATTAGGTGAACCGCCGGTGATTTTGAACGGAGCTGATATCAGGCGCACCGGTTTATTGATGGAAAACAGGTTGAATACTTATGGACATTTCAGAAGCAACGTAACTGATACCATTGCTCATAAGAAGCAAAAAGCAACCGTTACTTATTTTGTACATATTGCTCCGTCCTATGTGATTGATTCCGTATTTTTTCCGGAGGTAACTGATCGTCTTACCAGGAAAATCGATCTTGCCAAAGACAGTTCGTTTCTGAAACCAGGTGATACCTATAATCTTGAAACCATCAGCGCCGAGCGGTTGAGGATTGACAGGCTGCTTAAAATTGAAGGATACTTTTACTTCAATCCGGACCTGATTATAGTAAGGGTGGATACAACCATCGGCAACCACCATTGTAAAATGCACGTTGACCTCAAAAGGAATATTGCTCCGGAAGCACTTCGTTATTATACCATTGGCGACATTTATGTTTTTCCTGATTATTCTTTAAACAAAAAACCGCGGGAGCAGAATCAGACCGATACTATACTTGTTGACAGCATTCACTATGTTTCTTCCCAACATCTTTACAGGCCACATGCGATTTTAGACAATGTTTTTTTTCAAAAGGGTTTGATATATGATGTAAGAAATTATAACCTGACAATCGGGCGTTTGATGGCGCTCGGTGTATTCAAATATGGAAACATTCGCTTCGACGCGGACTCATTGCATGACGGATGGCTTACCACCAGAATCTTTCTTACACCATTTCCAAAAAGATCTATCAGGGGAGAAGCGCAATTCATTGGAAAGGACAACGGGTTTGCCGGACCCGGATTAAGTCTCAGCACCCGCAACAGGAATACTTTTCGTGGTGCTGAATTGTTTGTATTGAATTTTACAGGCAACTACGAATTGCAATTCTCGAAAACGCTACCGCCATTGCAATCCTTCAAATTCGGAATCACGCCACAACTGATCTTTCCAAAGTTTCTGGTTCCATTCAACCTAAAACGGACATCGAGCATATATGTACCCAAAACAAAAATTGAAACCAGTTACACCATTGAAAACCGGGAGGGATATTACCTGCTCAATTCATTTTATGTAAACTTTGGTTATAATTGGAAAGAGACCATCACCAAAGAACATTCCTTGATACCATTCAGCATTAACTTCGTTAACACGACCCAAACCACCGCTGCATACGATTCCATCATCAATCAGAATGAAGCCCTTCAGGAAAGTTTTGAACAGCAGTTTACGCTCGCTATTAATTACTCTTTCACTTTTACTGACCAGGTGTATGCATGGCGTAAAAACCCTGTTTATTTCAAAGGAATCGTGGAAACTTCAGGCAACGTGGCCTATGCAGCTCAAAGTTTGTTTAACGCTGAAAAGGGAACACCTGAAAATCCTTTTACCCTTTTTAACAATGCCTATTCGCAGTATGGATGGTTGTCGTTGGATTTTCGATACTACCTCGCAACGGGAAAAAAAACAAAGATTGCCACGCGCGTATTTACCGGATTAGCGCTGCCGTACGGAAATTCAGATGTGATTCCCTATTACAAAAGTTTTTCAGCAGGCGGCGTGAGTGACCTTCGGGGTTTCAGATCCCGTTCGGTAGGTCCCGGAACAGTTTACGATCGTGAGATTGACAGTGTTGGATTCTTTAACCAGGTTGGTGACATCAAATTAAGTCTGGCCATGGAATACCGTTTTCCGATAGCAGGTTATCTGAAAGGTGCTTTGTTTGCAGAGGGCGGAAATATATGGATGCAAAGCACGAAAGTGTATGGTGAGGAAGGGGTTTTTAAATTCGATCAGTTTTACCGGCAGTTGGCGATAGATGCAGGCATTGGACTCCGGTTAGATATCAGTTACGTTGTTATCAGACTTGACCTTGCAACAGCATTGCACAAACCATATGTGACTGAAAATAATGGTTGGATATTCAACCCATTTGCCAAAGATGATTTCGGCAGGAACAATTTGATTTTAAATTTTGGAATCGGATATCCATTCTGA
- a CDS encoding NAD(P)H-dependent oxidoreductase, translated as MNIIIVSGSIRENASTKKVALNLFNHFQRHHNVVTEVVDLKEYDYPIWKQVFDKEENPPAKCIHLHKKLKNSDAMVFITPEYNGGYSLALKNMIDYFGLKVFEKKTIGVTAVSTGGMGGIRAGLQLQQLILAIYAIPVPQMLLVPNIQQRFDNDGVLLDASFEKNVSTFTNEFIWLAEAVYEKHRAVGVSSE; from the coding sequence ATGAATATCATTATTGTCTCAGGAAGCATTCGCGAAAATGCATCCACCAAAAAAGTGGCACTTAATCTCTTTAATCATTTTCAAAGGCACCACAATGTGGTGACTGAAGTGGTGGATCTGAAAGAGTACGATTACCCGATCTGGAAACAGGTTTTTGACAAGGAAGAAAATCCACCGGCAAAATGCATTCACTTGCATAAAAAGCTGAAGAATTCCGATGCCATGGTTTTTATAACACCTGAATATAATGGCGGCTATTCGCTTGCTTTGAAAAACATGATAGACTATTTCGGATTGAAAGTTTTTGAGAAAAAAACAATCGGAGTCACTGCTGTTTCAACCGGTGGCATGGGTGGCATTCGTGCAGGCCTGCAACTCCAGCAGCTTATCCTGGCTATTTACGCCATTCCTGTTCCGCAAATGCTCCTGGTTCCGAATATCCAGCAACGTTTTGATAATGATGGTGTTTTGCTTGATGCTTCATTTGAAAAGAATGTATCGACTTTCACGAATGAGTTTATTTGGTTGGCGGAAGCTGTTTATGAGAAGCACAGGGCGGTTGGGGTCAGTAGTGAGTAA
- a CDS encoding DUF167 domain-containing protein, translating to MKLYIKIKPNSKSTQLLKDAAGNWVLKVKAPPVDGKANEEVIRVLAKILKLPKSAVTLLSGQTNSNKRFEISVLEESKILNLLEDFIFAP from the coding sequence ATGAAACTTTACATCAAAATAAAACCCAACAGCAAATCCACTCAATTGCTAAAAGATGCAGCAGGAAACTGGGTACTGAAAGTGAAAGCTCCGCCGGTTGATGGAAAAGCAAATGAAGAGGTGATCAGGGTGTTGGCTAAAATTCTGAAGTTGCCTAAGTCAGCGGTTACATTATTGAGTGGACAAACAAATTCAAATAAGAGATTTGAGATTTCTGTATTAGAAGAGTCAAAAATTTTAAACCTGCTGGAAGATTTCATATTTGCTCCGTAG
- a CDS encoding translocation/assembly module TamB, which produces MGKATSWLSDKLKTSVQLEEINLTFPKSVYLKNFYIADLRSDTLLFIHELSVDISMKSLLKNQAIINSVTLNGATAHLTRTLPDSSFNFDFIAAAFSSSSPEPEVADTGASSFNLLLGKATLDNIHFTLQDAVGGMVGVANIGHLDVNFKDFDLANQKMLVDELNWNNSMVHFYQNKPVKSDTTASSPLTIQLGAKHIHLANLDLVYADTTTQLSLSSKITLLEADPDTIDISRLIFDFKKLKAEQTSFYVAIGTSSTVDTSFSGTSDSSATALMAKCDQLTLSGFDFRFDDKTAVPVTDGIDYSHLDVKDVTGKFSNIFYQGINIAVDINEIKASEKCGLNIKEGFGKLRMTETGVSFDSCLLVTDKSTIRNGAGIRYSSLEDISDDIGKLGVYGNMKNATIAVSDILYFYPPLAENEYVKPSINRSLTIDGNISGTLNNLQFKNLKVRTGATDALVSGSIKGLPDADKMVMDIKLSRFSSTKAELMALLPDSLLPSSIEIPASFTLSGNYSGTMENFKSALFLESSFGNAMVVANMEKVAGKDIQHYDAKVDLENFNLGKLLKQEETIGIVNLSATAEGEGFTVEEMNATVNAHIKSLQLKDYEYRDVEINGKIADKSFNGDVSINDDAIAFTFDGAASLSADSPAYNFLLDVKYADLQALHLYDDDLKFSGKVTGNFTGNDLSTLNGTIFVSDAAIASGGKITALDSISLKASSNEGKYDWTFRSQIVDADYAGTSSAAIGIPLLINHFNYYFNSQTYREADTLGQQSFDFAIRVHDQKNLLPVFITDLNRIDPFQISGSFNSASKELKVVSTPTDIIYSGNLIDSLVLFAESTPEKLSYSVAVNKLQHDTLQINRLSLTGFVRNDSIYTVFAIKPDTNHVDLVMGASLSSSGNNIYRMHLFPDQLVFDNQKWLVPEDNFLQWGPQGLWSHNLKISNDSSYLLVQSTEEHENAPLNFTFNNFDLSIFSQIIDTSAQVFTGIINGDFLLKDFKTFTFNSALTIDDFSFLNNEYGNLALNAENNDPGKYDVKLTLLGAGNGVNVEGFYRSNAESSELHFDALIDSANFSLVAPFAYPYVRDLNGTVKGKLSIRGSTDAPLINGSVSFDSAGFVLSYTNTALNLGKETISLDGAGIHFNGLSLIDLNGNKATINGALFTKDYRNYQFGIDLKANDFTLMNSTSEVITDYYGLLKIDCNASLRGDIDRPSVDVRLKLREGTNVTYIYQRSDTTFNTEEGMVEFISGGDRLDSILAAALDTVPSVFSGYSITAAVEVDDKSQFNIVVDPVAGDKLQLKGNGSFNYDVNPSGRTTLTGRYEISEGSYNLTLYNVVKKQFILDKGSFISWTGDLLDADIDIRGHMDVRTSPYALIGAQAAGATDEQQAQYKNPLDFDVFLIMQNKLLSPDISFDIQLDDRDAGALDGIVDAKLAELQKQEGEMNKQVFALMVLGTFVAADPTASTGASQYLNDVAKSSVSNILSSQLNKLSSQYIKGVDVNFDLKSVTDYSNGYEEEKTQLNVGVREQLFNDRLQIYVGTNFDIGGSSAFTANPSDLSGDFSMEYLLRPDGRVRLNLFRKGSYEGIFEGQTIENGLSVIYNRDFNSFRQLFIAGKELAADKRKKKEDEKAK; this is translated from the coding sequence GTGGGGAAAGCAACTTCCTGGCTATCGGATAAATTAAAGACTTCTGTGCAGCTGGAAGAGATCAATCTTACTTTTCCAAAATCTGTTTACCTGAAAAATTTCTATATAGCCGACTTAAGGTCCGATACCCTATTGTTCATACACGAGCTTTCAGTGGATATCAGCATGAAAAGTTTGCTGAAGAATCAAGCTATCATTAATTCGGTTACCCTTAATGGCGCAACCGCGCACCTAACACGCACCTTGCCAGACAGCAGTTTTAATTTTGATTTTATCGCAGCAGCGTTTTCTTCTTCAAGCCCGGAACCGGAAGTGGCAGACACCGGCGCTTCATCGTTTAATTTATTGCTTGGTAAAGCCACGCTCGATAATATTCATTTCACTTTGCAGGATGCAGTGGGTGGTATGGTGGGTGTAGCAAACATTGGACATTTGGATGTGAATTTTAAAGACTTCGATCTTGCCAATCAAAAAATGCTGGTGGATGAGCTCAACTGGAATAATTCAATGGTTCATTTCTATCAAAACAAACCAGTAAAAAGTGATACCACCGCTTCTTCACCACTTACTATTCAGTTGGGAGCAAAGCATATTCATCTTGCTAACCTTGACTTGGTGTATGCTGATACTACGACACAATTAAGTTTAAGCAGTAAAATAACATTGCTGGAAGCTGATCCGGATACCATTGATATTTCAAGACTGATTTTTGATTTTAAGAAACTAAAAGCGGAACAGACTTCCTTTTATGTTGCCATTGGCACTTCATCAACAGTTGACACTTCATTTTCCGGAACATCAGACAGCAGCGCAACAGCTCTTATGGCCAAATGCGATCAGTTGACACTTTCAGGTTTCGATTTCCGCTTTGATGATAAAACTGCTGTTCCCGTAACAGACGGGATAGATTACAGCCACCTTGATGTGAAAGATGTTACCGGAAAATTCAGTAACATTTTTTACCAGGGAATAAATATCGCTGTGGATATTAACGAGATCAAAGCATCAGAAAAATGTGGTTTGAATATTAAAGAAGGGTTTGGAAAATTACGGATGACAGAAACCGGAGTCAGCTTCGACAGTTGCCTGCTCGTAACAGATAAGAGTACGATCCGGAATGGAGCAGGCATCCGTTACTCTTCACTGGAAGATATCAGTGATGATATTGGAAAGTTAGGAGTGTATGGAAATATGAAGAACGCGACGATTGCAGTGAGTGACATTTTATATTTCTATCCGCCGTTGGCGGAAAATGAATATGTGAAACCTTCCATTAACCGTTCATTGACCATTGATGGAAATATTTCCGGCACGCTGAATAACCTGCAATTCAAAAATCTGAAAGTGCGTACCGGCGCGACGGATGCTTTGGTAAGCGGCAGCATCAAAGGGCTTCCTGATGCAGATAAAATGGTGATGGATATAAAACTCTCACGTTTTTCTTCCACAAAAGCGGAACTGATGGCTCTGCTGCCTGATAGCTTATTGCCTTCTTCTATTGAGATTCCTGCATCGTTTACCCTATCGGGAAATTACAGCGGTACCATGGAAAATTTTAAGAGCGCATTGTTTCTTGAAAGTTCATTTGGCAACGCGATGGTGGTGGCCAATATGGAAAAGGTTGCAGGAAAAGACATTCAGCACTACGATGCGAAAGTGGACCTTGAAAATTTCAATCTTGGAAAATTACTGAAGCAGGAAGAAACAATAGGTATTGTAAATCTTTCAGCTACGGCTGAAGGCGAGGGATTTACTGTTGAAGAAATGAATGCAACAGTTAATGCGCATATTAAAAGTCTTCAGCTAAAGGATTATGAATACCGTGACGTGGAAATAAACGGAAAAATTGCTGACAAATCTTTTAATGGCGACGTATCCATAAATGATGATGCGATTGCATTTACATTTGATGGCGCGGCAAGCCTTAGCGCTGACAGTCCGGCCTATAATTTCCTGCTCGATGTTAAGTATGCTGATTTGCAGGCATTACATTTATACGATGATGATCTGAAATTTTCCGGTAAGGTAACAGGCAATTTCACAGGAAATGACCTGAGCACATTGAACGGTACCATCTTTGTTTCAGATGCTGCGATTGCTTCCGGCGGAAAAATTACAGCGCTCGATTCCATCAGTCTTAAAGCATCTTCCAACGAGGGAAAATATGACTGGACCTTCCGTTCACAAATTGTGGATGCAGACTATGCAGGCACCTCAAGCGCGGCGATTGGTATTCCACTTTTGATCAATCATTTCAACTATTATTTTAACAGCCAGACCTACCGGGAAGCAGATACACTTGGTCAGCAGTCATTTGATTTTGCAATCAGGGTGCATGATCAGAAAAATCTTTTGCCTGTTTTTATCACAGACCTTAATCGTATCGACCCTTTTCAAATATCAGGATCATTTAATAGTGCTTCAAAAGAACTGAAAGTAGTTTCCACACCTACTGACATTATTTATTCAGGCAACCTGATCGACTCACTTGTGCTGTTTGCTGAATCCACACCGGAGAAGCTGTCGTACAGCGTTGCAGTAAATAAGTTACAGCACGATACGCTTCAGATAAACCGTTTATCGTTAACCGGATTCGTTAGAAACGATTCCATCTATACAGTGTTTGCGATCAAGCCTGATACAAATCATGTTGATCTGGTAATGGGTGCTTCATTGTCGTCGTCAGGAAATAATATTTATCGTATGCACTTATTCCCTGATCAGTTAGTATTCGACAATCAAAAGTGGTTGGTGCCTGAGGATAACTTTCTGCAATGGGGTCCGCAAGGATTATGGTCGCACAACCTGAAAATTTCCAACGACAGCAGTTACCTGCTCGTGCAAAGCACGGAAGAACACGAGAACGCGCCACTGAATTTCACTTTTAATAATTTTGATCTTAGCATATTCTCGCAGATTATCGACACTTCGGCCCAGGTTTTCACTGGAATTATCAACGGCGATTTCCTGCTGAAAGATTTTAAGACATTCACCTTTAATTCAGCGCTCACCATCGATGATTTTTCTTTTTTGAATAATGAATATGGAAATCTTGCATTGAATGCTGAAAATAATGATCCGGGAAAATATGATGTTAAGCTCACGTTGCTTGGTGCCGGAAACGGGGTGAATGTAGAAGGGTTTTACCGAAGTAACGCCGAATCGAGCGAACTCCATTTCGACGCACTTATTGACAGCGCAAATTTTTCATTGGTCGCACCATTTGCCTATCCATATGTCCGTGATTTGAATGGCACGGTAAAAGGAAAACTTTCTATTCGCGGTAGCACAGATGCACCTTTAATAAACGGTTCCGTAAGTTTTGACAGTGCCGGCTTTGTGCTTTCCTATACCAATACTGCATTAAACCTTGGTAAAGAAACTATCTCACTGGATGGCGCAGGTATTCATTTTAATGGGCTTTCATTAATCGATCTGAATGGAAACAAAGCAACAATTAATGGCGCTTTGTTTACTAAAGATTACAGGAATTACCAGTTTGGTATTGATCTGAAGGCCAATGATTTTACTTTAATGAATTCGACCTCCGAAGTTATTACGGATTATTATGGACTGTTGAAAATTGACTGCAATGCTTCGCTGCGAGGCGATATCGACCGGCCTTCTGTTGATGTAAGATTAAAACTGAGGGAAGGAACGAATGTCACTTATATTTATCAGCGTTCTGATACCACCTTCAATACAGAAGAAGGCATGGTTGAATTTATCAGTGGCGGAGACCGGCTCGATTCAATCCTTGCAGCAGCACTTGATACGGTGCCATCTGTTTTCTCCGGCTATAGTATCACTGCTGCGGTGGAGGTAGACGATAAGAGTCAATTTAATATCGTGGTAGATCCTGTTGCAGGAGACAAGTTGCAGTTGAAGGGCAATGGATCCTTCAATTACGATGTAAACCCTTCGGGCAGAACGACACTCACCGGCCGCTATGAAATTTCCGAAGGCAGCTACAACCTCACTTTATATAATGTGGTTAAGAAGCAATTCATTCTTGATAAAGGCAGCTTCATCAGTTGGACCGGTGATCTGCTTGACGCCGACATAGATATCAGAGGACACATGGATGTTCGAACTTCCCCTTATGCATTAATTGGAGCACAGGCAGCAGGTGCTACAGATGAGCAACAGGCGCAATATAAAAACCCACTGGATTTTGATGTGTTTCTGATCATGCAAAACAAGTTGTTATCGCCGGACATTTCATTTGACATACAATTGGATGACAGGGACGCAGGTGCTCTCGATGGTATTGTAGATGCAAAACTTGCTGAATTACAAAAACAGGAGGGAGAGATGAATAAACAGGTATTTGCATTGATGGTGTTGGGAACTTTTGTTGCAGCTGATCCGACGGCCAGCACCGGAGCTTCCCAATATTTAAATGATGTAGCAAAAAGCAGTGTAAGCAATATTTTGAGCAGTCAGTTGAATAAACTATCAAGCCAGTACATAAAAGGAGTTGATGTGAATTTTGATCTTAAATCAGTTACTGATTATTCAAATGGTTATGAGGAGGAAAAGACACAACTTAATGTCGGTGTACGCGAACAACTCTTTAATGACCGCCTGCAAATCTATGTGGGAACAAATTTCGATATCGGCGGTAGCAGCGCTTTCACTGCTAATCCGAGTGATCTGAGCGGTGATTTTTCAATGGAATACCTGTTGCGTCCGGACGGTCGCGTACGTCTTAATCTTTTTCGTAAAGGAAGTTATGAAGGAATCTTTGAAGGTCAAACGATTGAAAATGGATTATCAGTAATCTACAATCGTGACTTCAACAGCTTCCGGCAACTTTTTATTGCCGGCAAAGAATTAGCTGCTGACAAAAGGAAAAAAAAGGAAGATGAAAAAGCAAAATAG
- the prmC gene encoding peptide chain release factor N(5)-glutamine methyltransferase produces the protein MTFRHVFNHFVKSLTPLYDKQEAENITSWIFEEKLGISKTALAIREQETISEVKANDLAYKLVRLLKGEPVQYVLGNTVFYGLKFKVNKKVLIPRPETEELVDWIIKDQTVSQPINLIDIGTGSGCIAIALKKNLTHANVMAIDISTEALEVARENARLNETVVDFFQYNILNASEEEAPETFLQGKNFNVIMSNPPYIPQTEISEMHRNVVQFEPHLALFVPDADPLIYYKAIAAFAVGRLLTDGFIYVELHENKADEVTEVFRSHGFQSITIRADMQGKQRMLKAGR, from the coding sequence ATGACCTTCCGTCACGTTTTCAACCACTTCGTTAAATCTCTGACCCCTCTTTATGACAAGCAAGAGGCCGAAAATATTACGTCTTGGATTTTTGAAGAGAAACTAGGTATTTCAAAGACAGCTCTGGCAATAAGAGAGCAGGAAACTATTTCTGAAGTAAAAGCAAATGACCTTGCATATAAATTGGTTCGGTTATTAAAGGGTGAACCGGTTCAGTATGTTTTGGGAAACACGGTGTTTTATGGATTAAAATTTAAGGTGAATAAAAAAGTGCTCATTCCGCGACCTGAAACAGAAGAGTTGGTGGACTGGATCATTAAAGATCAAACAGTCAGTCAGCCAATAAACTTAATTGACATTGGAACGGGGAGTGGTTGCATCGCTATTGCTTTAAAAAAGAATTTAACACACGCAAACGTAATGGCCATCGATATCAGCACCGAAGCCCTGGAAGTAGCCAGGGAGAATGCGCGGTTAAATGAAACTGTTGTTGACTTCTTCCAATACAATATTTTGAATGCATCTGAAGAGGAAGCACCTGAGACATTTCTGCAGGGAAAAAATTTCAATGTAATAATGAGCAATCCGCCATATATCCCTCAAACAGAAATAAGCGAAATGCACCGCAATGTGGTACAGTTTGAGCCGCACCTTGCTTTATTTGTTCCTGATGCAGATCCTTTAATTTACTATAAAGCAATTGCTGCGTTTGCAGTTGGTAGGTTATTGACGGACGGCTTTATTTATGTAGAATTACATGAAAACAAGGCTGATGAAGTGACAGAAGTGTTCAGAAGTCATGGTTTTCAATCAATTACTATACGTGCCGATATGCAAGGCAAACAACGAATGTTAAAAGCCGGGCGGTAA
- a CDS encoding EamA family transporter: MIVLFLSIICSTYLVITFRIFKHFKIDMMQGIVVNYITCVITGMIVSGAVPSAQIIYEDWFPFAAFLGCMFFFIFNMMAFVAANIGVTLTSVASKLSMAIPVTVAIYLYDQEITIVKLLGLLLAIVAVYLTSVTPDEKKHALHTRGLLLALIIFIGSGINDSIVNYAFAKLLTAEEFNVFNITIFGIAATAGSIALIYRGIFLHKRPDWKAVVGGILLGIPNFFSMYFLLKALNIPGWESSVIFPVNNMGIVVLTAFCGWLLFREHLSRINIAGIVIALLSIALMIIA, translated from the coding sequence ATGATAGTGCTATTTCTCAGCATCATCTGCTCAACTTACCTGGTGATAACATTCAGGATTTTCAAGCACTTTAAAATTGACATGATGCAGGGCATTGTAGTAAACTACATTACCTGTGTAATTACCGGCATGATCGTTTCCGGTGCTGTTCCATCCGCACAAATTATTTACGAAGACTGGTTTCCGTTTGCTGCGTTTCTAGGGTGTATGTTTTTCTTCATCTTCAACATGATGGCTTTTGTTGCGGCAAACATCGGCGTTACACTTACTTCGGTTGCCAGTAAACTCTCGATGGCCATTCCGGTTACCGTTGCCATTTATCTTTATGATCAGGAAATAACTATCGTGAAGTTGCTCGGATTGCTGCTGGCGATTGTTGCAGTTTATCTGACTTCAGTAACGCCGGATGAAAAAAAACATGCGCTGCATACACGTGGGTTGCTGCTTGCGCTGATCATATTTATAGGGAGTGGTATTAATGATTCTATAGTGAATTATGCATTTGCCAAATTACTTACAGCGGAAGAATTTAACGTCTTCAACATTACTATTTTCGGAATTGCCGCCACGGCTGGAAGTATTGCTTTGATCTATCGCGGAATATTCCTGCATAAGCGACCCGACTGGAAAGCAGTTGTGGGTGGAATATTATTAGGCATTCCGAATTTTTTCTCGATGTATTTTCTTTTAAAGGCATTGAACATTCCCGGTTGGGAAAGTTCAGTAATATTTCCGGTGAACAATATGGGCATCGTAGTGCTGACTGCATTTTGTGGTTGGTTGTTATTCAGGGAGCATCTTTCACGAATTAACATTGCAGGTATTGTGATTGCGTTATTATCTATTGCATTAATGATTATTGCATAA
- the ribD gene encoding bifunctional diaminohydroxyphosphoribosylaminopyrimidine deaminase/5-amino-6-(5-phosphoribosylamino)uracil reductase RibD gives MRRCLELAMLGSGNVAPNPLVGSVIVHGDKIIGEGFHQQYGGPHAEVNAIVSVKEDDLHFLSQSRLYVNLEPCSHTGKTPPCADLIIEKQIPEVIIGMQDPNPLVSGKGIAKLREAGCKVSVDVLKEECLILNRRFANFIEKKRPYIILKWAQSADGFIGEVNQEVSLSNHFSKTLTHKWRSEEVAIMVGTQTALVDDPILDSRLWSQHNPLRIVLDRHLRLPETLHLFDGSIPTLVFTSKKKAALKNMEFVTIDFNDQLLNHLLSILYERQIQSVLVEGGQKLLQSFIDGALWDEARIFITPGVLGKGIAAPRISASVFSQEHVGDDTLFIQYPSR, from the coding sequence ATGCGTCGATGTTTAGAGCTTGCTATGCTGGGAAGCGGGAACGTGGCGCCAAACCCTTTGGTTGGATCTGTGATTGTGCATGGTGATAAAATTATCGGAGAAGGTTTTCATCAGCAATATGGCGGGCCACACGCGGAAGTAAATGCAATTGTTTCGGTGAAAGAGGACGATTTACATTTTCTATCGCAGTCAAGACTGTATGTAAATCTTGAACCTTGTTCGCATACCGGAAAAACTCCACCGTGCGCCGACCTCATTATTGAGAAGCAAATACCTGAAGTGATTATCGGAATGCAGGATCCCAATCCGTTAGTGTCGGGTAAGGGAATAGCAAAGTTGCGTGAGGCTGGTTGTAAAGTGAGCGTTGACGTATTAAAAGAAGAGTGCCTGATCCTTAATCGCAGGTTTGCGAATTTTATAGAAAAGAAACGTCCTTATATTATTTTGAAATGGGCGCAATCAGCAGACGGTTTTATAGGAGAGGTAAACCAGGAAGTTTCCCTCAGCAATCATTTCTCTAAAACACTCACTCATAAATGGAGAAGTGAAGAAGTTGCGATTATGGTTGGCACGCAAACCGCTTTGGTTGATGATCCTATACTCGACAGCAGGTTATGGAGCCAGCACAATCCTTTGCGAATTGTTTTGGACAGGCATCTCCGACTTCCGGAAACATTGCATTTGTTTGATGGAAGTATTCCTACGCTTGTGTTTACTTCAAAGAAGAAAGCAGCATTAAAAAATATGGAATTTGTGACCATTGATTTTAATGATCAATTGTTGAATCACCTTCTATCAATTTTATATGAGCGTCAAATTCAATCGGTGCTTGTAGAAGGCGGGCAAAAGTTATTGCAATCTTTTATTGACGGTGCATTGTGGGATGAAGCACGGATTTTTATTACACCGGGAGTATTGGGAAAAGGTATTGCTGCTCCTAGGATAAGCGCCTCTGTTTTTTCACAAGAGCACGTCGGTGATGATACATTGTTCATTCAATATCCGTCACGATGA